The genomic segment CATATTTGaatgattaattttttttcatctttgattgctttatttatttattcttttttagaGTCCTCTCTAAAAGTGTCCCTGAGAAGTCGTGACACAAATGTGACTGAGAATTCACTAATAACTATGATATGCATAGTAAAAGGACCTAAAGTTCCCTTAGATGTGCACTGGAAGTTCAAATCAAAATATGTAGATCCTCAAAAAGACATTATATGTATGCTCCGCAATGGGGCCATATCCTGTGGAAGAGAGCAAAAGGATTATCAGCTGGAAGTTGAAGTGCAGGATTCAATCACAGTTTTCTATCTCAGGATTTTAAAGGCAAGCAGAAAACAACAGGGCAGTTACCAGTGCCAAATCACAGCTTATCAAGAAAATGTTCAGAAAGCCCAGAAACCCTCCAATGAACTTGCAGTCTCTGTACATGTTCCTGGTAAGTTCCATGCAAAGCTTTCAGGTTCTGTAAAtggctcattttcatttttcatgctaAAAATAGACTTAAAATTTCAGTTTGTTAGTAAACAATTATATCTAGTATTTCCAGCATCAACTGAATCCAtccctgtttttctcttccttttcccATTACAGTCAGCAAACTGTCGCTCTCCATAAGCCCTAAGGCTCATTTGGTCATCCCAATCAAGAGTAATGCAAAAATTGACTGCTTGGTGAACAAAGCAGTCTCTAATTCCTCCCGTTTTGCGGTAACATGGATATTTGATGCCCAGACTTTGGTGAAAATGGATTCAGAAGGGGTGGTCACTCTGGGACCTGCAGTCAACAAGGAGATGAACCAGAGGATCAACATGCAAATGATTGAGAGGCGAACCTTCCAACTGGCCATTCAAGAGGTCAGGTCAACTGACCGTGGCCAGTATAAATGTTTGGTAGAGGAATGGATTCAAGATCCTGATGGCATCTGGTATTCACTTCATCCACAATCTCATCAAACCATGGATCTCGTGGTGAATGAACAAGGTGTGTTGTCCATATCAATATTTTGTAAGGTTAGTGATAAAAAGCATGCTTTTAAACTGAAAagtattttggaatattttcaatacattacatttttgatGTGCTTGGGTACCAGAAATATTTGACATCTATTAATAAAAAATGGCTGATCAGTGAATCTGGGAGCTAACTGCATATTGTTGCTAACTGCACAGTTGCTGTTATATTTTCCTACATTACAGTTGCTCTTTAGGTTGTTTGAACACTTCTTCATGAACAGATCAATAGAAAAGGtgcattttttttgctgtattgccTCACATTAAAAGTTTATAAAATAAGTTGGCCTTCTTGTGAAGACTAAAcatttgaaagagagagacattatatttatttatttattttttggataGCAACAATATGGAGGGTTATGGGGGGGGTCTAGGCCCAGCCCTGTCAGGTACAGTCTTTTGCCAGCATTTGCCACCAGGCCTGTGTGCCACACAGCTATACAATAGTTGTCCGTTTATAAGGTACACCTTTCAAACTGACTTTACATTTTAGCTTAAATCTTACATCACATGACTTGTGTGGGGTATAAATTGGGCAAACCAGAGTTTGTAGCATCAGTTAGTGTTCAGTTGGGTGTCCGAcagggtttagttgaatgttttTTACGCACAACTGTTTAAGGGGTTTATCGGGAATCAttgaaagcaagaaaaaatgaaaaataaatgccagTTACTGGCAATCCTGTGGATGATAACAGCTTTGTGTGTCAAAGGAGAATAGCAAGAACTGTATAAGCGAACAAGCAGCTCAGTAAAGTAGCAAACATGAATCCCTGATCACTGTAAATATGCCTGTAATTTAGTAAATTCTAATGAAAGGCAGGAGCATATTAAATTCAGAAGCATATTGCTCTGTTTCCTGTTAATTTAACTTCAAGCTTAAGCCGCATAGCTGTTACTCAGTTCTTATGATGCACGACTATTACTCAATTATCCTGTGTACCCAATACAGTGGTCAcgaagtacacacacacacacacacaagtaagTTCTTCATCAGGCCACCAGTGCCAACTGCCTTGTCATATTTGGTTTCTGTGAtctgtttccaaaaaaacagAACCAACTAATCAGTcatggtatttatttattttttactggcTGAAAATTTGTCTAACTTAAGTAACTATATTTTATGCAAAATTTGGTGTCTGTTCAATATTTGCTATTTACATCAACTTTTTTTATTCCATATGCCAAAATACATTAGATGTTgtataaaacatgaataaaaacagaatacgatgatttgcgaatccttttcaacctatattcagttgaatacactacaaagacaagatatttaatgttcaaatggataaactttattgttttttgcaaatattcactcattttgaatttgatacctgcaacacgcTCCAATGACGTTGGGacagggcatgtttaccactgtgttacatcacctttccttttaacaacactcaataagcgtttgggaactgagggcactaattgttgaagctttttaggtggaattctttcccattcttgcttgatgtacaacttcagtcaacattccggggtctccgttgtcatattttgctctccataatgcgccacacattttcaatgggagacaggtctggactgcaggcaggccagtctagtacccgcactctttcactacaaagccacgctgttgtaacacgtgcagaatgtggcttggtgttgtcttgctgaaataagcaggacgtccctgaaaaagacgttgcttggatggcagcatatgttgctccaaaacctgtatgtacctttcagcattaatggtgccttcacagatgtgcaagttaccccatgccatgggcactaacacacccccacaccatcagagatgctgacttttgaactttgcactgataacaatccggacagtccttttcctctttggcccggaggacacgacgtccatgatttaaaaaaacaatttgaaatgtggactcgtcagaccacaggacacttttccactttgtgtcagtccatctcagatgagctcgggccaaGAGAAGCCgacggcgtttctgggtgttgttgatatatggctttcgatttgcatggcagagttttaacttgcacttgtagatggagcgacgaactgtgttcactgacaatggttttctgaagtgttcctgaggccatgtgggaatatcctttacagaatgatgtcggtttttaatgcagtgctgcctgaggggtcgaaggtcacgggcattcattGTTGGTTTTCTACCTTGCTGCTTACtggagatttctccagattctctgaatcttttgatgatattatggactgtagatgatgaaatccctaaattccttgcaattgcacgttgagaaacgtcgttcttaaactgttggactatttgctcacgcagttgttcacaaagtggtgaacctcgcctcatccttgcttgtgaatgactgagcctttcagggatgctccctttatacccaatcatgacactcacctattTCTAATTAacttgttcacctgtggaatgttccaaacaggtgttttttgagcattcctcaactttcccagtcttttgttgcccctgtcccaacttctttggaatgtgttgcaggcatcaaattcaaagtgagtgaatatttgcaaaaaacaataaagtttatccatttgaacattaaatatcttgtctttgtagtgtattcagttgaatataggttgaaaaggatttgcaaatcatcatattctgtttctatttatgttttacacaatgtcccaacttcattggaattaggcTTGTACACATAAAATATGTTGAAGAAAACTTAAGTGCTGGCTAACTAGTCATCCATTAAAAGGAAACATGCATTATAGTGGGACCACTCAGTTTAAGCTTAAGCTTTATTAGTaaatttgtgtgttttaaattgACATGTATGATGAAGTTCTGACAAGAAATAAGATTTCTTGAGTTTCCTATTTTTCCTAGTACttacattttctgcaaattacatatattattttacaaataaattaatcAGCTATAACATCAACTATTATAAGTAAGAGCTCTTAAGTTGGGGTCATAACTGTTCTTTATTAATGTTCTTTGATTAAGTACAAAGTGTTTTACCTTTGTTTTAATTGTCTTATGTTGGCATGTTGGCTTTTGTCCTTCAGCTAGTGATTTCAGCCTAAATAAGTCTGATGCTCAGCTGGTGGTCACAGAAGGACAGCAGGTGGATCTGAGCTGCTTTCTGCATACCAATGGACTGGATTCAACATTTCGCTACTCTCTGATCTGGCTCTTTGAGCGACAAGATCAGAATGCACCTACGGTACCACTTCTGACTTACAGTAATGATGGGCGTCTGCAGTTCTTGACTGATGATCCAAAGCTTCAACACAGGCTTTTTTTCTCACGGCCCACAGTCAGTAACTTCCGTTTGTCCATCCTGAATTCCATCTCATCTGACACTGGGCGCTACCGCTGTCAGGTAGATCAGTATCAGCTTGATTGTAAGGGCAAATGGGAATTTAAGGCAGGCGACAAGTCTGGTTTTACCAATGTCAATGTACACTTAATAGGTAGGTTTCCTCATCATGCTAGACTCAATGTACCATAATATTTTTAAGATAATACAGATGGTATAAATGAAGGATCCactttgtattttgtgtttttgaaacagaaaacaaactacAAGTAAAGAAAGCGAGCCATAGTCTCAACGTCACTGATCATCATGCTGGTTTCACAGTTGAGTGTGAAATAAGCTCTTGGTCCAGTGACAAATCTCATTATGAAGTGACCTGGACCAAGACTCAGGAAGACGGACAACCCACGACCATTTTCACTGCCAGACGGGATGGAACTCTATCCGATGCTGTTACTGATAGAAACTTGCTTTATAGCCGCCCATATGCCAACCTGTATAGACTCACTTTGCCAGATGCTGAACCTTCTGACAATGGTTGGTATCAGTGTCAGGTCGTGGAATGGCTGCAGACTGACACCTGGAGGGAGGTAGCCAAAGACAAATCAGGAGAACTTTCAGTACATGTCCATGTTGAAGGTAATTCTGCATTctcacacatttaaaatgttattcatATACTTTACTAGATAATCCATTCGTAGTAAAATAATACTGACTTTTACTTTGTATCTTAGCTGCTTCTGGTGAATCTAAGCAAGACTGCTCTTCTGGAATGATCCTGGGCATCCTCACTCCTCTGCTTTGCATTCTACTATTGGTCATTGTACTTCTACTGTTAATGGTCCAAAAGACAAAGTCTGCTtcaagaaaacagaaagactgTCTATgggctgagaataatccactcAAGCCCGTTCCAGAACCAACAGCAGGTGAAGGGGAGAGTACCTAGCTCATCACAAGTATTGTCTTCACCAGATTCTAGGAGTTGTCATCCACAGTAACTAGCAATGTCCTGTTCAAGGCTACTTATGTGTCAGTAAGGAAATCTTGTTAACAAGGATGCTTCATAATATGATCAGTATAATATATGGAGAAAATAGGAAACAGTGCATGTAAGATTGGAAGATGGAGCAAGAATCTATTGGTAAAAATGTGTAAAGGTTGCACAGAAATTCTACAGCTTGTTACCAactgaaaaaaaagcacatttagttacttataatataatttatattctcatttactgtaattttgcaCAGCAAATTTGAAGGCTAGTTCATGATTATAGTCTCCTTCAGACCTTCCTTCAGACAACAGTATTTTAAAGCTTTGGgtgtcattattattgttgtgaATGCAGCAACTATACAGTTATAGATTAATTAAAATACCTTAAACTTAATTGCTTGTTTTTACTTCAATAGATGTCATCACAATCACTGATGTACAGAAAACTTTGCACATTGAACTGCAGCGGATATTTAATATTGTCTTTTTCTATAGTAAAATTGTGATATTGACTATATTGtctaaaactataaaactatatatatatatactgtatatatatatatgtatatatatatatatatatatatatatatatatatatatatatatatatatatacagggtgttgtcaaaaatgactgaaatttgtatacattcacatttttaacaatttatttgctgtgtcaaaatgtaaaatgctaCTTACTGGGTTTCTTTAGAAAGAGGAAGTCAGAACAACTTGTGTTCTTGTGTGTCGTGCTGAGTCTGTGTCTATGATCTTGTGGTTTTAACTGTCACAAGTAGGCCAAACTTGACATGAAACGAAAAACTCCAGCTTGTCTCAAGAGGGTCAAAAAGAAATGCTAATGCTCCAGTGATAATTGTGTGTATGATGAATTCAAAAAGAATTATATTAAACAATTCTTCAGATAACAAATTCTTTATGCTTCTGTTTTGATTCACAATGTTCTGTGTTTCTTTGAAGTGATGTCATTTCTAATACAATGTAAATGCTTTATGAGCAAAATGCATGGACTGGCACCTTGCAGACAATAGTGTATCATAAAAAA from the Pygocentrus nattereri isolate fPygNat1 chromosome 6, fPygNat1.pri, whole genome shotgun sequence genome contains:
- the LOC108435175 gene encoding immunoglobulin superfamily member 2: MVLQLQLWQLPLLMCLAGLLLSDICRGEHLVQIQKGPLYRVKGYPMSISCNVSGYSGQADQGFAFSVYKPDYPQKEIRMISTFDPDYAYRVYRQRVTENSIEIKRLSKTSVILHLKLLQADDAGEFECYTPNIYDTYEGTYNGKTILNVIEDTLKVSFSSLASYSISEGESLQLECEVSSQTMQHTHLSVTWYLRGNTETLPIIALDRDLSVRPGAAFEKQYHSGLISIEKVEDTTYRLKMSQVKQSARGEIYCQAEEWIQDPDRSWIRIAYKNTTGSYVEIKALEVGEVGSLIPAIDVSETVQEGEKVVIRCSVQAQNLLQRFFSITWLRNDMEIAHIGPSGVLTVANDYKQRENKGELRAAKISGNAYILTIRPVRAEDQGQYQCKATQEERAETGEFTKGQSQLSSEKTVHIKAKESGLAVVMAEKLINMTEGKTLQLTCSVSKASGPLSVSWQHKKSTSSSFRDVISLNHEGVMVRGTGAQYQDRIVRTFRSTATNFTLEISGAVLSDSGEYKCTVSEWNMDSSGSINSQSALVSVESIESSLKVSLRSRDTNVTENSLITMICIVKGPKVPLDVHWKFKSKYVDPQKDIICMLRNGAISCGREQKDYQLEVEVQDSITVFYLRILKASRKQQGSYQCQITAYQENVQKAQKPSNELAVSVHVPVSKLSLSISPKAHLVIPIKSNAKIDCLVNKAVSNSSRFAVTWIFDAQTLVKMDSEGVVTLGPAVNKEMNQRINMQMIERRTFQLAIQEVRSTDRGQYKCLVEEWIQDPDGIWYSLHPQSHQTMDLVVNEQASDFSLNKSDAQLVVTEGQQVDLSCFLHTNGLDSTFRYSLIWLFERQDQNAPTVPLLTYSNDGRLQFLTDDPKLQHRLFFSRPTVSNFRLSILNSISSDTGRYRCQVDQYQLDCKGKWEFKAGDKSGFTNVNVHLIENKLQVKKASHSLNVTDHHAGFTVECEISSWSSDKSHYEVTWTKTQEDGQPTTIFTARRDGTLSDAVTDRNLLYSRPYANLYRLTLPDAEPSDNGWYQCQVVEWLQTDTWREVAKDKSGELSVHVHVEAASGESKQDCSSGMILGILTPLLCILLLVIVLLLLMVQKTKSASRKQKDCLWAENNPLKPVPEPTAGEGEST